The Scomber japonicus isolate fScoJap1 chromosome 9, fScoJap1.pri, whole genome shotgun sequence genome includes a region encoding these proteins:
- the ostf1 gene encoding osteoclast-stimulating factor 1: MSKPPPKPAKPGQVKVFRALFTFDPRTPDELYFEEGDILYISDTSDTNWWKGTCRGRTGLIPSNYVAEQAESIDNPMHEAAKRGNLSWLRECLDNKVGINGLDKAGNTALYWGCHGGHKDVVELLLNQPNVELNQQNKLGDTPLHAAAWKGYSDIVEMLLNKNARTDIKNNEKKLALEMATNAQCASLLKRRQGSNITRTHSNAEEYLDDEDSD, encoded by the exons GCCAAGTCAAGGTGTTCAGAGCATTGTTCACCTTTGACCCCAGAACG ccAGACGAGCTGTACTTTGAAGAAGGGGACATCTTGTACATCTCCGACACG AGTGACACTAATTGGTGGAAGGGGACATGCAGGGGACGGACGGGGCTAATTCCAAGTAACTATG tggcTGAGCAGGCCGAGTCTATCGACAATCCAATGCATGAAGCAGCCAAACGAG GTAATCTGAGCTGGCTGAGAGAATGTCTGGACAACAAGGTGGGGATCAATGGTTTGGATAAGGCTGGAAATACTGCCCTCTACTGGGGATGTCATGGAGGACATAAAG ATGTGGTGGAGCTGCTGTTAAACCAGCCCAATGTGGAGCTCAACCAGCAG aaTAAGCTGGGGGACACTCCTCTGCATGCTGCTGCCTGGAAGGGTTATTCTGACATTGTGGAGATGTTGCTGAACAAGA aTGCGAGGACAGACATCAAGAACAATGAGAAAAAGCTGGCTCTGGAAATGGCCACCAACGCCCAGTGTGCCTCACTCCTCAAAAGGAGACAGGGAAGCA ACATCACCCGCACACACAGCAACGCTGAAGAGTATTTGGACGATGAGGATTCGGACTGA
- the mapkapk5 gene encoding MAP kinase-activated protein kinase 5 gives MSEDNNADKFIKETSILDEYSINWTQKLGAGISGPVRVCVKKSTQERLALKILIDRPKARNEVRLHMMCANHPNIVQILEVYANSVQFPHESSPRARLLIVMEMMEGGELFHRISQHRHFTEKMASQVTMQISQALEHCHSLNIAHRDLKPENLLFKDNSLDAPVKLCDFGFAKIDQGDLMTPQFTPYYVAPQVLEAQRRHQKEKSGIIPTSPTPYTYNKSCDLWSLGVIIYVMLCGYPPFYSKHHSRTIPKDMRKKIMTGSFDFPEDEWSQISEMAKDIVRKLLKVKPEERLTIEGVLAHPWLNCTEALDNVLPSAQMMMDKAVVAGIQQAHAEQLANMRIQDLNVSLKPLNSVNNPILRKRKLLGPKPSDGFFIHDPENGGEDSNVALEKLRDVIAQCILPQAGENEDEKLNVVMYEAWRFNRDCKLLRDGLQGLSWDGRAFSDKVDRLKLAEIVKQAIEEKTNLQESH, from the exons ATGTCGGAGGATAACAACGCAGACAAATTCATCAAG GAGACATCCATTCTCGACGAGTACAGCATAAACTGGACCCAGAAGCTGGGAGCCGGCATCAGTGGACCCGTCAG AGTTTGTGTGAAGAAGTCAACTCAGGAACGCCTGGCACTGAAGATCCTCATTGATCGCCCCAAGGCTAGAAATGAG GTGCGACTCCATATGATGTGTGCAAACCACCCAAACATAGTGCAAATCCTGGAGGTTTATGCCAACAGTGTCCAATTCCCGCATGAGTCCAGCCCGAG AGCGAGGCTCCTGATCGTCATGGAGATGATGGAGGGTGGCGAGCTGTTCCACAGAATCAGTCAGCACAGGCACTTTACGGAAAAGATGGCCAGCCAGGTCACTATGCAG ATCAGTCAAGCCCTGGAACATTGTCACTCCCTAAATATTGCACATCGTGACCTGAAGCCAGAAAACCTGCTCTTCAAAGATAACTCTCTG GACGCTCCTGTGAAGCTCTGTGACTTTGGCTTTGCCAAAATTGATCAAGGAGACTTGATGACCCCTCAGTTCACTCCCTACTACGTAGCACCTCAG GTACTTGAGGCTCAAAGAAGACACCAGAAGGAAAAGTCTGGAATTATACCTACCTCACCCACTCCTTATACCTATAACAAG AGCTGTGACTTGTGGTCTCTCGGTGTGATCATCTATGTAATGCTGTGCGGCTATCCTCCATTCTACTCCAAGCACCACAGTCGCACCATCCCGAAGGACATGAGAAAGAAGATCATGACGGGCAGCTTTGACTTCCCTGAAGATGAGTGGAGTCAGATCTCTGAGATGGCGAAGGACATTGTACGAAA GCTGCTGAAAGTGAAGCCAGAAGAGAGGCTGACTATTGAGGGAGTCTTGGCTCACCCTTGGCTCAACTGCACCGAGGCTCTTGACAACGTGCTGCCCTCCGCACAAATGATGATGGACAAG GCTGTAGTCGCAGGTATCCAGCAGGCCCATGCAGAGCAGCTGGCTAACATGAGGATTCAGGATTTGAACGTCAGCCTGAAGCCCCTAAACTCTGTCAACAACCCAATCCTCAGGAAGCGGAAACTACTAGG CCCCAAGCCCAGTGATGGTTTCTTCATTCATGATCCAGAGAACGGAGGGGAGGACTCCAACGTAGCGCTGGAAAAATTACGAGATGTCATTGCACAGTGTATACTACCACAAGCAG GAGAGAACGAGGACGAGAAGCTGAACGTGGTGATGTATGAAGCCTGGAGGTTCAACAGGGACTGTAAACTGCTGAGAGACGGCCTGCAGGGGCTCAGCTGGGACG GAAGAGCCTTCTCCGATAAAGTTGACCGCTTGAAGTTGGCCGAAATAGTGAAACAGGCCATCGAAGAGAAGACGAATCTCCAAGAATCTCATTAG